The Chanos chanos chromosome 6, fChaCha1.1, whole genome shotgun sequence genome includes a region encoding these proteins:
- the LOC115814059 gene encoding E3 ubiquitin-protein ligase TRIM39-like has translation MFLLTNMASSSSLLSEDQFLCSVCLDVFTDPVSTPCGHNFCMTCLKEFWDSSEHCLCALCKRQFPERPELYVNTFISGLVSEFKKTVQLKVSGPKERLADKPGEVSCDVCTGQKLKAVKSCLDCGLSYCETHLEPHKTAAKLKKHKLMDPVENLEDYIYHKTHNTVPLKEESEERKSQLGKTQTEVQHMIQDKLKKIKEIRHSVELSKTNTERQIADSVEVFSSLIGCIERSQAELIELMKEKQKAAERQAEGLIKELEQEVTELKRRDTELEQLSHSEDHLHLLQVYPTLCSPPHTTHSTDISIDPHLCVDTLRKTLEQLEKKFHEEVGRECEKEIESRKRLHAEFSKLSTVDVTLDPDTANPYLILSDDGKQVTCGDTRQNLPDNPERFDLFVFVLGKEGFSSGRFYYEVEVRGKTKWTLGVVRESINRKGDITVSPEDGYWTISLRNGDEYKALDSPSVLLSLRQKPQKVGVFVDYEEGLVSFYDVEASSHIYSFTGQSFTDKLYPLFNPCFNDEGKNSSPLIITLVR, from the exons ATGTTCCTCTTG aCAAACATggcttcctccagcagtctcctgtctgaagatcagttcctgtgttctgtctgtctggatgtgttcactgaccCTGTCTCTACCCCATGTGGTCACAACTTCTGTATGACCTGTCTCAAAGAATTCTGGGACAGCAGTGAACACTGCCTGTGTGCACTCTGTAAGAGGCAGTTTCCGGAAAGACCTGAACTTTATGTTAATACTTTTATTTCTGGCCTGGTGTCTGAGTTCAAGAAAACAGTCCAGCTGAAAGTTAGTGGCCCTAAAGAGCGATTAGCCGACAAGCCTGGAGAAGTGTCCTGTGATGTCTGTACTGGTCAGAAACTGAAGgctgtgaagtcctgtctggaCTGTGGGTTGAGTTACTGTGAAACTCACCTGGAGCCCCATAAAACTGCAGCCAaactcaaaaaacacaaactgatggATCCTGTGGAGAACCTGGAGGACTACATAT ACCACAAGACTCACAACACTGTTCCTCTaaaggaggagagtgaggagaggaag TCTCAgctggggaaaacacagacagaagtgcagCACATGATCcaggacaaactgaagaagattAAAGAGATCAGACACTCAGTAGAGCTTAGCAAA acaaacacagagagacagatagcagacagtgtggaggtgttcagctctctgattggctgtattgAGAGAAGCCAGGCTGAGCTGATTGAGctgatgaaggagaaacagaaagcagcagagaggcaggctgaaggtctcattaaagagctggagcaggaggtcactgagctgaagaggagagacactgagctggagcagctctcCCACTCTGAagatcacctccacctcctacag GTTTACCCAACACTGTGcagccctccacacaccacacactccactgacatcagtattgaccctcatctgtgtgtggacactctgaggaaaactctggaacagctggagaaaaagTTCCATGAGGAAGtcgggagagagtgtgagaaag agattgAGAGCAGAAAGAGACTACATGCAG AATTCTCTAAATTATCgacagtggatgtgactctggatcctgatacaGCAAATCCCtatctcatcctgtctgatgatggaaaacaaGTGACATGTGGAGACACACGACagaatctccctgacaacccagagaggtttgatCTATTTGTCTTTGTActgggaaaggaggggttctcctcagggagattttactatgaggtggagGTCAGGGGGAAGACTAAGTGGACTTTAGGAGTGGTCAGAGAATCCATTAACAGGAAGGGAGATATAACAGTGAGCCCAGAGGATGGATACTGGACTATAAGTCTGAGGAATGGGGATGAGTATAAGGCTTTagactctccctctgtcctcctctctctgagacagaaaccccagaaggtgggggtgtttgtagattatgaggagggtctggtctccttttatgatgtggaggccagttctcatatctactctttcactggtcagtctttcactgacaAACTCTATCCACTTTTTAATCCCTGTTTTAATGATGAAGGTAAAAACTCATCTCCACTGATCATCACTCTTGTCAGATAA
- the LOC115815820 gene encoding E3 ubiquitin-protein ligase TRIM39-like, with translation MASSSSLLSEDEFRCSVCLDVFTDPVSTPCGHNFCMTCLNKHWDSTPHCPCPLCKEQFNIRPELRVNTFISGLAAEFRKTVQLKVSGPKEELAVKTVSCHVCTGEKLKAVKSCLDCGLSYCQTHLEPHKIEAKLKKHKLMDPVENLEDYICQKHERPLELFCRDDQTCVCQFCTETDHKTHNTVPLEEETEKRKSQLGKTHTEVQQMIQDKLKKIKEIRHSVQLSKTNTEQKMADSVEVFSSLIGCIERSRAELIELMKEKQKAAERQAEGFIKELEQEITELKRRDTELEQLSHSEDHLHLLQVYPTLCSPPHTTHSTDISIDPHLCVDTLRKTLEQLEKNFCEEVGRECEKEISTLSTVDVTLDPDTAHPCLVLSDDGKQVTCGDEEQNLPDNPERFDRCGNVLGKEGFSSGRFYYEVEVRGKTKWTLGVARESINRKGQIKGGPDAGYWSIRLRNGDEYKALDSPSVLLSLRQKPQKVGVFVDYEEGLVSFYDVEASSHIYSFTGQSFTEKLYPVFCPCMNDGGENSAPLVITPVR, from the exons ATggcttcctccagcagtctcctgtctgaagaTGAGTTCcggtgttctgtctgtctggatgtgttcactgaccCTGTCTCTACTCCATGTGGTCACAACTTCTGCATGACCTGTCTCAATAAACACTGGGACAGCACTCCACACTGCCCGTGTCCACTCTGTAAGGAGCAGTTTAATATAAGACCTGAGCTTCGCGTTAACACTTTCATATCTGGACTGGCGGCTGAGTTCAGGAAAACAGTTCAGCTGAAAGTTAGTGGCCCTAAAGAAGAACTTGCTGTCAAAACTGTGTCCTGTCATGTCTGCACTGGTGAGAAACTGAAGgctgtgaagtcctgtctggaCTGTGGGTTGAGTTATTGTCAGACTCACCTGGAGCCTCATAAAATtgaagcaaaactgaaaaaacacaaactgatggATCCTGTGGAGAACCTGGAGGACTATATATGTCAGAAACATGAGAGacccctggagctgttctgtagagatgaccagacatgtgtgtgtcagttctgtactgAAACAGACCATAAGACTCACAACACTGTTCCTCTAGAGGAGGAGACTGAGAAGAGGAAG tctCAGCTGGGGAAAACACATACAGAAGTACAGCAGATGATCcaggacaaactgaagaagattAAAGAGATCAGACATTCAGTACAGCTCAGCAAA acaaacacagagcaaaagatggcagacagtgtggaggtgttcagttctctgattggctgtattgAGAGAAGTCGGGCTGAGCTGATTGAGctgatgaaggagaaacagaaagcagcagagaggcaggctgAAGGTTTCATtaaagagctggagcaggagatcactgagctgaagaggagagacactgaactGGAGCAGCTCTCCCACTCTGAagatcacctccacctcctacag GTTTACCCAACACTGTGcagccctccacacaccacacactccactgacatcagtattgaccctcatctgtgtgtggacactctgaggaaaactctagaacagctggagaaaaaTTTCTGTGAGGAAGTCggaagagagtgtgagaaag AAATCTCTACATTGTCtacagtggatgtgactctggatcctgatacaGCCCATCCCTGTCTCGTCCTGtctgatgatggaaaacaaGTGACATGTGGAGATGAGGAACagaatctccctgacaacccagagaggtttgatAGATGTGGGAAtgtcctgggaaaggaggggttctcctcagggagattttactatgaggtggagGTCAGGGGGAAGACTAAGTGGACTTTAGGAGTGGCCAGAGAGTCCATTAACAGGAAGGGACAGATTAAAGGGGGCCCTGATGCTGGATACTGGTCTATACGTCTGAGAAATGGGGATGAGTATAAGGCTCTagactctccctctgtcctcctctctctgagacagaagccccagaaggtgggggtgtttgtggattatgaggagggtctggtctccttttatgatgtggaggccagttctcatatctactctttcactggtcagtctttcactgagaaactctatccaGTTTTCTGCCCTTGTATGAATGATGGAGGTGAAAACTCTGCTCCACTGGTCATCACTCCTGTCAGATGA